The sequence below is a genomic window from Canis aureus isolate CA01 chromosome 26, VMU_Caureus_v.1.0, whole genome shotgun sequence.
GGCCGCGCCACCTGCGGGCCGGCCGGAGCgggcagccccaggccccctccccgggCACCCGCGTTCATGCAACGCCTGGTGGCCTGGGACCCAGCATGTCTgcccctgccgccgccgcccgcctTTAAATCCATGGAAGTGGCCAACTTCTACTACGAGGCGGACTGCTTGGCTGCTGCGTACGGCGGCAAGGCGGCCCCCGCGGCGCCCCCCGCGGCCAGACCCGGGCCGCGCCCCCCCGCCGGCGAGCTGGGCAGCATCGGCGACCACGAGCGCGCCATCGACTTCAGCCCGTACCTGGAGCCGCTGGGCGCGCCGCAGGCCCCGGCGCCGGCCACAGCCACGGACACCTTCGAGgcggccccgcccgcgcccgcccccgcgcccgcctccTCCGGGCAGCACCACGACTTCCTCTCCGACCTCTTCTCCGACGACTACGGAGGCAAGAACTGCAAGAAGGCGTCCGAGTACGGCTACGTGagcctggggcgcctgggggccgCCAAGGGCGCGCTGCACCCCGGCTGCTTCGCGCCCCTGcacccgccgcccccgccgccgccgccgcagcccgcCGAGCTCAAGGCGGAGCCGGGCTTCGAGCCCGCGGACTGCAAGCGGAAGGAGGAGGCCGGGGCGCCGGGCGGCGGCGCCGCAGGCATGGCGGCTGGCTTCCCGTACGCGCTGCGCGCCTACCTCGGCTACCAGGCGGTGCCGAGCGGCAGCAGCGGGAGCCTGTCCACGTCCTCGTCGTCCAGCCCGCCCGGCACGCCGAGCCCCGCCGACGCCAAGGCGCCCCCGGCCGCCTGCTACGCGGGGGCGGCGCCGGCGCCCTCGCAGGTCAAGAGCAAGGCCAAGAAGACGGTGGACAAGCACAGCGACGAGTACAAGATCCGGCGCGAGCGCAACAACATCGCGGTGCGCAAGAGCCGCGACAAGGCCAAGATGCGCAACCTGGAGACGCAGCACAAGGTCCTGGAGCTCACGGCCGAGAACGAGCGGCTGCAGAAGAAGGTGGAGCAGCTGTCGCGCGAGCTCAGCACCCTGCGGAACTTGTTCAAGCAGCTGCCCGAGCCCCTGCTCGCCTCCTCCGGCCACTGCTAGCGCGGCCCCCGCGCGCGGCCCCCCGCCGGCCggccggccgcccgcccgcccgctcgctccgcccgcgcgcccgcccgcccgcctgcccgcGCGCTGCCGGCCGCGCCGCGGGgacccgcgcccccgcccccgcccccgcccccgcccccggggcgccGGCGAAACTTTGGCACCGGGGCGCTGGGCGGCGCGGGGAGCTCGTcggtaattttaatattttattatatatatatatatatctatatttttgtcCAAACCAACCGCACATGCAGACGGGGCGCCCGCCCGTGGTGTTATTTAAAGAAGACGTGTCTATGTGCACAGATGAGTGACAGGCTcgctgcctcccctgcctcctctccgGGCGCCGGCGGGCGGGCCGGTTCCGAAGTTGATGCAATCGGCTCGAACATGGCTGAACGCGAGTGTACACGGGACTGACGCAACCCACGTGTAACTGTCAGCCGGGCCCTGAGTAATCGCTTAAAGATGTTCCTACGGGCTTGTTGCTGTTGAtgcgttgttgttgttgttgttgttgttgttgatgtcgttgatgttgttgttttttggtcctttttttttttttttgtattataaaaaaaaaataatctatttctaTGAGAAAAGAGGCGTCTGTATATTTGGGGATCTTTTCCGTTTCAAGCATTAAGAAcacttttaataaactttttttttttttttttttttggagaatggTTAAAAGCCTTTTGGGGGCAGTAGTTGgctttcgattttttttttttaatttattttttggtttagaTGATTTTAGATGTGCTTTCCTGgatgggggtgtgtgggggggtagggggggtggGGTTGTTGTGTGTTGGGGGGTTTCTattattttgggggttttttggtggtTGGGTGGCGGTGTtaacagctgtgtgtgtgtgtgtgtgcttttttttttttttttttggtcctccCTCCACTGCTGCTCCCTCCAGGGTCTGTGCTTGGAGGTGGGGGATGCCAGGTTTCTGGGGCTCTCAGGGTGACTCAGCGCCCCTGAGTGCTGGGGAGGAGTGACCGGGAACCCTGCTTGGGAAGAGGTCGGCTTGTCCCGAGTGCCAGGCTTGAGTTTAGAGGGAGGGACCTGTAGGTCTGTGACCTCTGTAGGGTCCGGTGTTTGGGGGATCCGGCTAGCAGGCCACATTATGTAGGAAGAGGGCGTATGGGTCTTGGTCTTGCTGAGCCCAAGTTGGAGCAGATTCTTTTTGTAAGTGTAGTTGGGCGGGCTGTTTAaaaaagactgtgtgtgtgtatatatttattttaagaggagCCTGGGTGTGTGGGCGAGCTTGTGTTTGTGTGTCCCTGGCCTGCCTGAGGGGAGAAGCTGGGCCAGGTGGAGGGAGGTGTGGGGGGAGAAGGGTTCCTACAtttctattttccctttcctCGGGTTGGGAGGTTCACCCCTTGCCTTCTTTGCCCAGGTGTGGACGCAGGGTCCAGGCCTCACCTGCTTGCTCGTAGTGGCCGAGCCTGGTTGGAACCTGGGACCCCGCTGTCTCTGATTCCCTGGGACAGAAGGGACCCCCTTGGCAAGGCTTCTGCTTCCCTGTCCCCTGattcccccctgcccctctgcactgCACCCCCACGGCCATTCCGGCCCTGGACAGCATTCCTGAGAGCTGAGGATGGACACGGAGGGGTTAGTGTGGATACACGTTCGGCGTCCcgcggtgcctggcacacaggaggtatTATATAAGCGTTTgctcttgttattattttttgctgGGAGGTTCCTGGCATTTGGCAACCGGTCTTCAGTGCAGCGAGAATGTGGCGAGCGCCTGCCAGAGGTCGGGTGTCCAGTAAATCTTGGACCTAACCCATCTCATGTAAGCCTCCCAACAACCTTTGCACAGGTGGGTACTATTATGAGGGCTGTTTTCAGAGCCATGGAGCAGCCTTTTGTCACTTCCCTAAAGGTACGAAGTTGGTTTGGGGTCCCCCTGGCCTAGGAATTCAGGGGTGGGGTCAAATGGGAGCTTCACAAGATTGGTTTGCCAagggcccagggcagcctgggatCTTGGGAGCAGCTGCTGGTGTGGTGGTTTTAGAAGAGGAAATGCTTCTTCCCTTCCATGTCCCTCTGGGGGCCTGGATATACTTTCTATGTGGGAGCCCCAGGTatgggggagagagacaagcccccaccctccccccccatcaTGGAGCTGAGGGTCAAGGCAAACTCCACctaccccctcccagcccccgaCGGGCTGTACCGGGCACTGGGCCCAGATAATCTCACTTTGGTCCTGGGCCTCTGttgttccctcccaccccccagcggGTCTCCTCTCTGTCCTGGGTGGTTGGATGACTGGTTGGGTCCCTGGAGCTGTGAAGTCAGTCCAGTACCAGTGATAGCACATTGGCTCAACAGCCTTTAGGATCCACCTGCTGAAGGGCCCAGGCTGGGAGTCCGACTCCAGGGAAGGAGGTGGCTCAGTCTTTCTGGGGCTGGAGAGGTCATGGTCTGGGAATGAATCTTCTCAACAACTGCTCCCCTCTTTGTCACTGAGGATTGGCTGGTAGCTGCTGCTATACCCAGAGGAGGTGAGAGGGGAGCAGCCTAGCCACACAGAGAACCCCAAGCTCCCTTTTCCTGAGCACTGTCCAGTGTTGAGTACAGCCGTTTACACACTCACATCTAGGTTTAATCTACAGAAGCACACCAGGGAAGGTGttatacctattttattttaaaagattttatttttttatttgacagaaagtgagggcaggagcagggggagagggaaggagaagcagactccacactgagcagggagcccaatgcagggctcaatcccaggactgaaagatcatgacctgagccgaaggcagatgcttcaacaactgagccacccaggcgcccctcatacccattttataaaagtaaaccGCAGCCCACAAAAATGGGGTTACTTCTCAAGGCATGGAGTGAAGCCAGGGACAAAGTTAGGTCTGACATCCCCCCCCGCCCTGCCAAGTCTCTGAGGAGAGCTTGTGGTTGAAAGCCTGTTTTGTgaccctggcccctggcccccaaTCCTGGGCTCTGCCTGGATGACTCCTTGCCTGGCCCCAAGTTCAGGTACTCCAAATGCCAGAGTTAAGTGACTTGCACAGTTTCCCAATTTGGAAGCAAAAGAAAGGGGATTTGGCCCTGAGACCAATCTGAAGAAGGTTGGGAAAAAGTTAACAGGTTGAGGGCTCTGCTGGTGGTCTGGGTGGCCTGGTGCGGGAGCACTGTGGACAGAGCTGTGTCCAGAGGACTGGGAGATGTCATAGGTGGGAGAACAGCCACCCCATGGATCACTAGTCTAGGAGTGCTAAAGGCTTGCAGGAGGTGAGAGGAGGCCATTCGTAATCGGGAATCAGGAAAGTaggctggggaaggggcactGGGGCCAGAGAGAGCCTCGAGAAGTAGTAACAACAGTGCGTGTGAGTTCAGGGCTCATGATGGGCAAAGCGCCACTCCAAGGCCTTGGCTCAGATGGACTTGCTGGATCCTTCTGCCCAAGAAGGCTGGTCATGTTAACCACAGACCCATTTAGTGGGGTTGACCACTGAGGCTAGCTGTGAACCCCAACCAGTGTTTGCTTAGGACAGGAGAGTTGACAAAACACATTCATACCTCATAATCTTAGGCGGTTGTCCCACGGCCTGGTGATTTCACcaaggagaaaagcaggctccaaagTGAAAGCTGGAGACACTGCCTGTTGAAGCAGCCCATCCACTTCTTGGAGGCTGCGGCTTCAGTTATGGGCATCTTCCTGCCAAGCGGACAGGCTCAGAGTGGGGCGAGGGACCTGTCCAAGGTGGCACCACT
It includes:
- the CEBPB gene encoding CCAAT/enhancer-binding protein beta, with the translated sequence MQRLVAWDPACLPLPPPPAFKSMEVANFYYEADCLAAAYGGKAAPAAPPAARPGPRPPAGELGSIGDHERAIDFSPYLEPLGAPQAPAPATATDTFEAAPPAPAPAPASSGQHHDFLSDLFSDDYGGKNCKKASEYGYVSLGRLGAAKGALHPGCFAPLHPPPPPPPPQPAELKAEPGFEPADCKRKEEAGAPGGGAAGMAAGFPYALRAYLGYQAVPSGSSGSLSTSSSSSPPGTPSPADAKAPPAACYAGAAPAPSQVKSKAKKTVDKHSDEYKIRRERNNIAVRKSRDKAKMRNLETQHKVLELTAENERLQKKVEQLSRELSTLRNLFKQLPEPLLASSGHC